A single region of the Undibacterium piscinae genome encodes:
- a CDS encoding alginate export family protein: protein MRLATTDGDYSGRRVEAVSVILDDGAIENSTYRDAVIRAFATYPDSYFDPMRSQMMLNKVKRLKFVGHAEYQTQTSGNGDVELIVRVKLSDQAKPLGEQAMGWLADRSWKDFPVLYADDKSVLRAKIENKSMVFSNTNAFFGRPEILTSGNPLAQSPSGSHGTDTWLESSVEAGLYGLSAVTERISVFAAGSYIASGSWGPELFTDASRTHGHAEDAYAGVIGSNTTAQGGIRQMSLLYGRKAFQIDNGMILRLSSANGGARAALQSNPRNAADQLMHAQFTYDAHKLDLFRLNPDELEEIDSKTIINGINYEGRLLPQLRLGGMALQVPSSNFSYYTNTAVYSRAGLRVTDIRLALDPSLSGSGLYMRAELARQTHRDFDMDARAGYVEAGYQFHHAPWRPTVSYRYSSFSGDNPNTATFERWDPLFAGGGGDEWVQGLNQYKVVQTSNVVAHRFMARLQPGPRWELTPQFWIFKAATLNNLGGAQALSLYSDKDLGRELNLTARYVASPGLIFVFSTAYTQPGAAIRQSLNSDYKNWFSASALMIARF from the coding sequence TTGCGACTTGCGACTACAGACGGTGACTATTCGGGGCGGCGGGTTGAGGCTGTATCGGTGATTCTTGATGATGGTGCAATTGAAAATTCCACGTATCGGGATGCCGTTATCCGCGCTTTCGCCACTTACCCAGATAGCTATTTTGACCCTATGCGTAGTCAGATGATGCTCAATAAGGTCAAACGGCTAAAGTTTGTCGGTCATGCAGAGTATCAAACTCAAACCAGTGGCAATGGGGATGTTGAGTTAATTGTCAGAGTGAAGCTCAGCGATCAAGCCAAACCTCTGGGCGAACAAGCGATGGGCTGGTTGGCCGATCGCAGCTGGAAAGACTTCCCTGTTCTATATGCCGATGATAAGAGCGTTCTAAGAGCCAAGATTGAGAACAAATCGATGGTATTCTCAAATACCAATGCCTTCTTTGGCCGTCCTGAGATACTGACTTCGGGTAATCCGCTAGCTCAGTCGCCCTCTGGTAGTCACGGTACCGATACCTGGCTGGAAAGCAGTGTGGAAGCAGGCCTGTATGGTTTGAGTGCCGTTACTGAGCGCATCTCTGTTTTCGCTGCAGGCAGCTATATCGCTTCAGGTTCCTGGGGGCCTGAATTGTTTACCGATGCAAGCCGCACTCATGGGCATGCCGAAGATGCCTATGCAGGTGTGATTGGCAGTAACACTACGGCGCAAGGCGGGATTCGCCAGATGAGCCTGCTATATGGCCGTAAAGCATTTCAAATTGATAATGGGATGATACTTCGCCTGTCGTCGGCCAATGGCGGTGCGCGAGCGGCATTACAGTCAAATCCGCGCAATGCAGCAGATCAACTCATGCACGCCCAGTTTACGTATGACGCCCATAAGCTCGACCTATTCCGTCTTAATCCAGACGAGTTGGAAGAGATAGATAGCAAAACGATTATCAATGGTATCAACTACGAAGGGCGTTTGTTGCCGCAGCTAAGGCTAGGCGGGATGGCCTTACAGGTCCCATCGTCAAATTTTTCGTATTACACCAATACCGCAGTCTACTCACGGGCGGGATTGCGGGTTACCGATATTCGCCTTGCATTGGATCCGTCTTTGAGTGGCTCAGGTCTGTATATGCGTGCCGAATTAGCGCGTCAGACACATCGTGACTTTGACATGGACGCACGCGCCGGCTATGTAGAAGCGGGCTATCAATTTCATCATGCACCGTGGCGACCTACAGTGAGCTACCGTTATTCATCGTTTAGCGGCGACAACCCAAATACTGCGACTTTTGAGCGCTGGGATCCACTCTTTGCAGGAGGTGGCGGGGATGAATGGGTGCAAGGCCTGAATCAATATAAAGTCGTGCAAACGTCTAACGTGGTTGCGCATCGTTTTATGGCTCGCCTGCAGCCAGGACCACGTTGGGAGTTAACGCCGCAATTTTGGATTTTCAAGGCGGCTACGCTGAATAATCTTGGCGGCGCGCAAGCCTTATCGCTGTATAGCGACAAAGACCTTGGCCGCGAGTTAAACCTTACCGCGCGCTATGTCGCCAGTCCCGGGTTAATTTTTGTTTTTTCTACCGCTTATACGCAACCCGGCGCAGCCATTCGCCAAAGCTTAAACTCTGATTATAAGAACTGGTTTAGCGCCAGCGCACTGATGATTGCCCGTTTCTGA
- a CDS encoding HAMP domain-containing histidine kinase, which produces MLRNVQRAAELLKTFRQVANDQASEQLRAFDLAQMLTEVIDTLAPSLKRYPHQLMLDIPYGIRMHSLPGALGQVTINLINNAYLHAFEGRENGALRISAKLVEQEVHLFFIDDGVGIPEENLKQLFQPFFTTKTGKGGTGLGMGIVENLVNKTLNGTISVSSEVGVGSCFEVHLPLNAPDAPLPDQNSGQT; this is translated from the coding sequence ATGCTACGCAATGTACAGCGTGCAGCCGAGCTACTAAAAACCTTCCGGCAGGTGGCCAATGATCAGGCCAGCGAGCAACTGCGCGCCTTTGATTTAGCCCAGATGCTAACTGAAGTGATTGATACCCTAGCGCCGAGCTTAAAGCGTTACCCACATCAACTAATGCTAGACATCCCCTACGGCATACGCATGCATAGCCTGCCAGGCGCACTCGGACAAGTGACCATCAACCTGATCAATAACGCCTATTTACATGCCTTTGAAGGACGCGAAAATGGAGCCTTGCGCATTAGTGCCAAGCTCGTGGAGCAAGAAGTACATTTATTTTTTATCGATGATGGAGTCGGCATCCCGGAAGAAAATCTCAAACAATTATTTCAACCCTTTTTTACCACCAAGACTGGCAAAGGCGGCACCGGCTTAGGCATGGGCATCGTAGAAAACCTAGTTAACAAAACCCTCAACGGCACTATCAGCGTCAGTTCTGAAGTCGGCGTGGGCAGCTGCTTTGAAGTGCACCTGCCATTGAACGCGCCGGACGCACCACTCCCAGACCAGAATTCTGGTCAAACTTAA